One window from the genome of Amblyraja radiata isolate CabotCenter1 chromosome X, sAmbRad1.1.pri, whole genome shotgun sequence encodes:
- the LOC116968191 gene encoding zinc finger protein 239-like yields MEDHMTWHNEEKRYECNVCGNAWLCPSQLEIHRRVHTVDEPYDCSTCGKSFTQLSGFKSSKQLKVHRCVHTGDRLYTCSDCGKGFAQSCNIVEHQRTHASERPCTCSDCGKGFNTSRILKLVHTGDGSFGCSDSGKDFKRAQDLKIYRQLHTGEWLFSCSTCGKSFA; encoded by the exons atggaggaccacatgacatgGCACAACGAGGAGAAGCGTTACGAGTGCAACGTGTGTGGCAATGCCTGGCTGTGCCCGAGCCAGCTTGAGATCCACCGGAGGGTGCACACGGTTGACGAGCCCTATGACTGCTCCACttgtggcaagagcttcacccagttGTCAG gcttcaagtcatcCAAGCAACTGAAGGTTCACAGGTGCGTGCACACCGGGGATCGgctctacacctgcagcgactgcggcaagggcttcgcccAGTCCTGCAACATTGTGGAGCATCAACGCACACATGCCAGCGAGCGGCCctgcacctgctccgactgcggcaaaggcttcaatacGTCCAGGATCCTGAAG ctggtgcacACCGGCGATGGTTCCTTCGGCTGCTCCGACAGCGGCAAGGACTTCAAGAGGGCACAGGACCTGAAGATCTACCGGCAACTGCACACGGGCGAGTGGCTCttcagctgctccacctgcggcaaaagCTTTGCCTGA